Proteins found in one Streptomyces sp. NBC_00461 genomic segment:
- a CDS encoding glutamate racemase — protein MKIALMDSGIGLLAATAAVRRLRPDADLVLSLDPDGMPWGPRTPQDLTERALAVAEAAAAHGPDALIVGCNTATVHALPALRARLEPDLPVIGTVPAIKPAAAGGGPFAIWATPATTGSPYQCNLIAQFAGGVTVAEVPCHGLAEAVEHADEAAIDAAVAAAAALTPDDVTTVVLGCTHYELVAERIRAAVQQPGFPPLVLHGSAGAVAAQALRRLGEQPAPGAPATGTLTVLLSGREGALIPPALAYEEGRLLQAVSPAR, from the coding sequence TCTGGTGCTTTCCCTGGACCCCGACGGAATGCCCTGGGGACCCAGGACCCCCCAGGACCTGACCGAGCGTGCCCTGGCCGTGGCCGAGGCCGCCGCCGCACACGGGCCCGACGCCCTGATCGTCGGCTGCAACACGGCGACCGTGCACGCCCTGCCCGCCCTGCGCGCCCGCCTCGAACCCGACCTGCCGGTCATCGGCACGGTCCCGGCGATCAAGCCGGCCGCGGCCGGCGGCGGCCCCTTCGCGATCTGGGCGACGCCCGCCACCACCGGCAGCCCGTACCAGTGCAATCTCATCGCACAGTTCGCCGGCGGGGTGACGGTCGCCGAGGTGCCCTGCCACGGGCTCGCCGAGGCGGTGGAACACGCCGACGAGGCCGCAATCGACGCAGCCGTCGCGGCGGCCGCCGCGCTGACCCCCGACGATGTAACGACCGTCGTCCTGGGCTGCACCCATTACGAACTCGTCGCCGAGCGGATCCGTGCCGCCGTGCAGCAGCCCGGCTTCCCGCCGCTCGTGCTGCACGGGTCCGCAGGCGCCGTAGCCGCCCAGGCCCTGCGCCGCCTCGGCGAGCAGCCCGCACCCGGGGCACCGGCCACCGGAACCCTGACGGTGCTGCTGAGCGGCCGAGAGGGTGCACTCATACCGCCCGCCCTGGCCTACGAGGAAGGCCGACTGCTCCAGGCGGTCAGCCCCGCGCGCTGA
- a CDS encoding O-antigen ligase family protein produces MTSDAGPGEGGARRNVSDAVGVVVLGASATWSLITATVHEGRPEGVLLAVLAVAAGYAAGRICGALLPVAAPCAGALAGIGLAVAVPHLAPGPQIVAPLGHAGATAALLTLCAGATCCAAWAAESPPLRFAMGTLAVGITVTAAALGSTSGFVTCTAVLLCSLAAGRMHSRGLGIAGLALVAALVAGLTWAVAGNALPEGLTTSLEGQLTQHRIQLWQDALHLAHRNAALGVGPERFGELSTTATRTLFSDGKPHSAVLQQAAEQGVVGVVLLGASLCWVLHALWRSPRPTPVVLTAGAALTALAAIAAVSNALSFTAVSVGAGLLAGLATARPLAEESPPQKVDVRPRGDRLTP; encoded by the coding sequence ATGACGTCTGATGCCGGTCCTGGGGAGGGCGGCGCGAGACGAAACGTTTCTGACGCAGTGGGCGTGGTGGTGCTCGGCGCTTCTGCCACCTGGTCGCTGATCACGGCGACCGTGCACGAGGGCCGGCCGGAGGGCGTGCTGCTCGCAGTGCTGGCCGTGGCCGCCGGCTACGCGGCCGGGCGGATCTGCGGGGCGCTGCTGCCGGTGGCCGCGCCCTGTGCCGGAGCGCTGGCCGGAATCGGCCTGGCGGTGGCCGTTCCGCACCTCGCCCCGGGTCCTCAGATCGTCGCGCCGCTCGGACACGCAGGTGCCACCGCCGCGCTGCTCACGCTGTGTGCCGGTGCGACGTGCTGCGCGGCCTGGGCCGCCGAGTCGCCGCCCCTACGGTTCGCGATGGGCACGCTGGCGGTCGGGATCACGGTGACCGCGGCCGCCCTCGGCTCGACCAGCGGATTCGTCACCTGCACGGCCGTGCTGCTGTGCTCGCTCGCCGCCGGACGGATGCACAGCCGTGGCCTGGGCATCGCGGGCCTCGCCCTGGTCGCGGCTCTGGTGGCCGGCCTGACCTGGGCCGTCGCCGGAAACGCCCTGCCCGAGGGACTCACCACGTCTCTGGAAGGGCAGCTCACCCAGCACCGGATCCAGCTGTGGCAGGACGCCCTGCATCTGGCACATCGCAACGCCGCCCTGGGGGTGGGCCCGGAGCGCTTCGGTGAACTGAGCACCACGGCGACCCGGACCCTGTTCTCGGACGGCAAGCCGCACTCGGCCGTACTGCAGCAGGCGGCCGAGCAGGGTGTCGTCGGCGTGGTCCTGCTGGGGGCGTCCCTCTGCTGGGTGCTGCACGCGCTGTGGCGCTCCCCGCGCCCCACCCCGGTCGTGCTCACCGCGGGTGCGGCTCTGACGGCGCTCGCGGCGATCGCCGCGGTCTCCAACGCGTTGAGCTTCACCGCAGTGTCGGTCGGTGCGGGCCTGCTCGCGGGCCTGGCCACGGCCCGCCCGCTCGCCGAGGAGTCACCACCGCAGAAGGTGGACGTACGCCCGCGCGGTGACCGGCTGACGCCGTGA
- the lnt gene encoding apolipoprotein N-acyltransferase: MTVTATSVDESDQLQPQAAPASRPARLVRLVPALAAALFGVLLYVSFPPRTLWWLAVPAFAGFGWVLRGRSWKAGLGLGYLFGLGFLLPLLVWTGVEVGPGPWLALVAIEAIFVALVGAGVTVVSKLPAWPVWAAAVWIAGEAARARVPFNGFPWGKVAFGQADGVFLPLAAVGGTPVLGFAVVLCGFGLYEVVRLALDARRTREVRRSAAAVALLSVAVPVVGAVAAGSLVSDKAEDGSATVAVIQGNVPRSGLEFNAQRRAVLDYHARETRRLAAEVKAGKIAKPDFVLWPENSSDVDPFDNADAYAVIDGAAKAIGVPISVGGVVQRDGKLYNEQILWDPRKGPLDTYDKRQIQPFGEYLPLRSLIGAINSNWTSMVRQDFSRGTKPGVFTMDHAKVGLVTCYEAAFDWAVRSEVTDGAQIISVPSNNATFDRSEMTYQQLAMSRVRAVEHSRTVTVPVTSGVSAIIMPDGKITQKTGMFVAAHLVQKVPLRSSETPATRLGILPEMALVLVAAGGLGWAIGAGVRGRRARSV, from the coding sequence GTGACCGTCACCGCAACCTCCGTGGACGAGTCGGACCAGTTGCAGCCGCAGGCCGCGCCCGCATCGCGTCCGGCGCGCCTCGTACGCCTCGTTCCGGCTCTCGCCGCGGCGCTCTTCGGAGTGCTGCTCTACGTCAGTTTCCCGCCGCGCACCCTGTGGTGGCTGGCCGTCCCGGCCTTCGCCGGCTTCGGCTGGGTCCTTCGTGGCCGCAGCTGGAAGGCGGGCCTCGGTCTCGGCTACCTGTTCGGCCTCGGCTTCCTGTTGCCGCTGCTCGTGTGGACCGGCGTGGAGGTCGGCCCAGGACCCTGGCTGGCGCTGGTGGCGATCGAGGCGATCTTCGTCGCGCTGGTCGGCGCGGGCGTCACCGTGGTGTCGAAGCTGCCGGCGTGGCCGGTGTGGGCGGCCGCGGTGTGGATCGCGGGCGAGGCCGCACGCGCGCGTGTGCCGTTCAACGGCTTCCCCTGGGGCAAGGTCGCGTTCGGTCAGGCCGACGGCGTCTTCCTGCCGCTCGCCGCGGTGGGCGGCACCCCGGTGCTGGGCTTCGCGGTCGTCCTGTGCGGCTTCGGCCTGTACGAGGTCGTACGGCTGGCCCTGGATGCCCGGCGCACCCGGGAGGTCCGGCGGTCGGCAGCGGCCGTCGCCCTGCTGAGCGTGGCCGTGCCGGTGGTGGGCGCGGTCGCCGCCGGCTCGCTGGTCAGCGACAAGGCCGAGGACGGCTCCGCGACCGTCGCGGTCATCCAGGGCAACGTGCCGCGCTCCGGGCTGGAGTTCAACGCCCAGCGACGGGCCGTGCTCGACTACCACGCGCGCGAGACCCGGCGCCTGGCCGCCGAGGTCAAGGCGGGCAAGATCGCCAAGCCCGACTTCGTGCTGTGGCCGGAGAACTCCTCCGACGTCGACCCCTTCGACAACGCCGACGCGTACGCCGTCATCGACGGCGCGGCCAAGGCGATCGGCGTGCCCATCTCGGTCGGCGGTGTCGTCCAGCGGGACGGCAAGCTGTACAACGAGCAGATCCTGTGGGACCCCAGGAAGGGCCCCCTCGACACGTACGACAAGCGGCAGATCCAGCCGTTCGGCGAGTACCTGCCGCTGCGCTCGCTCATCGGCGCGATCAACAGCAACTGGACCTCGATGGTTCGCCAGGACTTCAGCCGGGGCACCAAGCCCGGGGTGTTCACCATGGACCACGCCAAGGTCGGCCTGGTCACCTGCTACGAAGCGGCCTTCGACTGGGCCGTGCGCTCCGAGGTCACCGACGGGGCGCAGATCATCTCCGTACCGAGCAACAACGCGACCTTCGACCGCAGCGAGATGACCTACCAGCAGCTCGCCATGTCCCGCGTCCGCGCCGTCGAACACAGCCGGACCGTCACCGTGCCGGTGACCAGCGGCGTCAGCGCGATCATCATGCCGGACGGGAAGATCACGCAGAAGACCGGCATGTTCGTCGCGGCCCACCTGGTCCAGAAGGTGCCGCTGCGGTCGAGCGAGACGCCTGCCACGCGGCTGGGAATCCTGCCGGAGATGGCCCTGGTGCTGGTCGCCGCGGGCGGGCTCGGGTGGGCGATCGGCGCCGGTGTGCGCGGGCGGCGCGCCCGGAGCGTGTAA
- a CDS encoding NUDIX hydrolase, whose product MATPDFIREIRATSGHQLLWLPGVSAVVFDDEGRILLGQRSDNLEWALISGIPDPGEQPAAAVVREVYEETGVQCVVERVVAVRSGGPVTYPNGDICQFMDICFRARAVGGEARVNDDESLQVGWFALDALPPLTEYHHFRIKQALSGEPTWFDAMSSE is encoded by the coding sequence ATGGCAACTCCTGACTTCATCCGCGAGATCCGGGCCACCTCGGGCCACCAGCTGCTCTGGCTCCCCGGCGTCAGTGCCGTCGTCTTCGACGACGAGGGCAGGATCCTGCTGGGTCAGCGTTCGGACAACCTCGAATGGGCGTTGATCTCGGGCATCCCCGACCCGGGCGAGCAGCCCGCTGCCGCAGTCGTGCGGGAGGTGTACGAGGAGACCGGCGTCCAGTGCGTCGTCGAACGCGTGGTCGCGGTGCGGTCCGGGGGGCCGGTCACCTATCCCAACGGCGACATCTGCCAGTTCATGGACATCTGCTTCCGTGCGCGGGCGGTGGGCGGCGAGGCCCGGGTGAACGACGACGAGTCCCTGCAGGTCGGCTGGTTCGCGCTCGACGCGCTGCCCCCACTGACCGAGTACCACCACTTCCGGATCAAGCAGGCGCTGTCCGGCGAACCCACATGGTTTGACGCTATGAGTTCTGAATGA
- a CDS encoding 3-hydroxybutyrate dehydrogenase, translating to MTPPSALPPPHASSLDLGGRTALVTGAAGGIGRACALRLAAAGAKVRAVDRDATGLESLAEQAGGLAGAVEPHVLDLTDLDAAEHAAAGTDVLVNNAGLQLVRPIEEFPPDVFHTVLTVMLEAPFRLVRGALPHMYGQGWGRIVNVSSVHGLRASAYKSAYVAAKHGLEGLSKTAALEGAPHGVTSNCVNPAYVRTPLVEKQLADQAQAHGVPADRVLAEVLLQDSAVKRLIEPEEVAEAVAYLCSPHASFVTGTSLVLDGGWTAH from the coding sequence ATGACCCCGCCCAGCGCCCTCCCGCCTCCCCACGCCTCCTCCCTCGATCTCGGCGGCCGCACCGCGCTCGTCACCGGTGCCGCCGGTGGCATCGGCCGCGCCTGCGCGCTGCGCCTCGCGGCCGCCGGGGCCAAGGTCAGAGCGGTCGACCGGGACGCCACGGGACTGGAGTCGCTCGCCGAGCAGGCCGGGGGCCTCGCGGGTGCCGTCGAACCGCACGTCCTCGATCTCACCGACCTCGACGCGGCCGAGCACGCCGCCGCCGGCACGGACGTCCTCGTCAACAACGCCGGGCTGCAACTGGTGCGCCCCATCGAGGAGTTCCCGCCCGACGTCTTCCACACCGTGCTCACCGTGATGCTGGAGGCACCGTTCCGCCTCGTCCGCGGAGCACTGCCCCACATGTACGGGCAGGGGTGGGGCCGCATCGTCAACGTGTCCTCCGTCCACGGACTGCGCGCCTCGGCCTACAAGTCGGCCTATGTGGCCGCCAAACACGGACTGGAGGGGTTGTCCAAGACCGCCGCCCTCGAAGGCGCACCCCACGGCGTCACCTCGAACTGTGTGAACCCCGCCTATGTGCGCACCCCACTGGTCGAGAAGCAGCTCGCGGACCAGGCACAGGCACACGGCGTACCTGCGGACCGCGTCCTGGCGGAGGTACTGCTGCAGGACAGCGCCGTCAAGCGGCTGATCGAGCCGGAGGAGGTCGCCGAGGCCGTGGCCTATCTGTGCAGCCCGCACGCCTCCTTCGTGACCGGCACCTCGCTCGTGCTCGACGGCGGCTGGACCGCCCACTGA
- a CDS encoding helix-turn-helix domain-containing protein: protein MSRDHVQSAERTDAEAAGPALTGAETPFLELLARGASSDAYEQPVLLARAEGRSAEAIAALEHAKLLALRVRADLEGRRRREAELSALFETAHDLAGLRDLDSVLQAIVQRARSLLGTDVAYLSLNDPDRGDTYMRVTEGSVAARFQQLRLGLGEGLGGLVAQTARPYVTDDYFKDDRFQHTHIIDSGVRDEGLVAILGVPLMLGHHVIGVLFAADRRARVFEREQIALLGSFAALAAAAIDTANLLTETRSALAGLERANEIIRDRSGVIERASDVHDRLAELVLRGGGVHDVAAAVSQVLDGTVDFTEAVDAPSAPLEASRAEGHAVCHEDDWIAAVTAGGELLGALVLRGHPGLDPVDQLTLERAAMVTSLLLLARRSAAEAEQRVRGELLDDLLDARDRDPRLLRERASRLHADLDATHVVLAARLDGTAPDADQEAAARRRLWSAASHLAATRHGLAAARDGGTVLLLPLTPGDIAADLARTTAHQLGTAVHEAVTVGASAPVQDLAAHPETVTAAYAEGRRCLEALRLLGRSGDGAAAEDFGFLGLLLAGDRDIAGFVDRTIGQVVAYDERRGTDLVRTIDAYFTCGMSPARTKDELHVHVNTVAQRLERVARLLGDDWQSPARALEIQLALRLHRLSAPAQN, encoded by the coding sequence ATGTCTCGCGATCACGTGCAGTCCGCCGAGCGCACCGACGCCGAAGCGGCCGGTCCGGCGCTCACCGGCGCCGAGACGCCGTTCCTGGAGCTGCTGGCCAGGGGCGCGTCCTCCGACGCCTACGAGCAGCCCGTGCTGCTGGCGCGCGCCGAGGGGCGGTCGGCCGAGGCGATCGCCGCGCTCGAACACGCCAAGCTGCTCGCGCTGCGTGTGCGCGCGGACCTGGAGGGGCGGCGCCGCCGGGAGGCCGAGCTGTCCGCGCTCTTCGAGACGGCCCACGACCTCGCGGGTCTGCGGGACCTGGACTCCGTACTGCAGGCGATCGTGCAGCGCGCCCGGTCACTGCTGGGCACGGACGTCGCCTACCTCAGCCTGAACGACCCGGACCGCGGGGACACCTACATGCGGGTGACCGAGGGCTCGGTCGCCGCCCGCTTCCAGCAGCTGCGGCTCGGCCTGGGGGAGGGGCTCGGCGGACTCGTGGCCCAGACCGCCCGTCCGTACGTCACCGACGACTACTTCAAGGACGACCGCTTCCAGCACACGCACATCATCGACAGCGGTGTGCGGGACGAGGGCCTGGTCGCCATCCTCGGCGTGCCCCTGATGCTGGGCCACCACGTCATCGGCGTCCTGTTCGCGGCCGACCGGCGCGCCCGGGTCTTCGAACGCGAGCAGATCGCCCTGCTCGGTTCGTTCGCGGCGCTCGCCGCGGCCGCCATCGACACCGCGAACCTCCTCACCGAGACGCGCTCGGCCCTCGCCGGCCTTGAGCGGGCCAACGAGATCATCCGCGACCGCAGCGGAGTCATCGAGCGCGCCTCCGACGTCCACGACCGGCTCGCCGAGCTCGTGCTGCGCGGTGGCGGGGTGCACGACGTGGCCGCGGCCGTCTCCCAGGTCCTCGACGGCACCGTCGACTTCACCGAGGCCGTCGACGCGCCGTCGGCACCTCTGGAGGCGTCCCGTGCCGAAGGGCACGCAGTGTGCCACGAGGACGACTGGATCGCCGCCGTGACGGCCGGCGGTGAACTGCTCGGCGCGCTCGTCCTGCGCGGTCACCCCGGCCTCGACCCCGTCGACCAGCTCACCCTGGAGCGGGCCGCGATGGTCACCTCGCTGCTGCTGCTCGCCAGACGCTCGGCCGCCGAAGCCGAACAGCGCGTCCGCGGCGAGCTGTTGGACGACCTCCTCGACGCCCGCGACCGCGACCCGCGCCTGCTGCGCGAGCGTGCCTCGCGGCTGCACGCGGACCTCGACGCCACCCACGTCGTGCTCGCCGCCCGACTCGACGGCACCGCACCCGACGCCGACCAGGAGGCGGCCGCGCGTCGGCGCCTGTGGTCCGCTGCCTCGCACCTCGCCGCGACCCGGCACGGCCTGGCCGCCGCGCGCGACGGCGGCACCGTCCTGCTGCTGCCGCTGACGCCCGGCGACATCGCCGCCGACCTGGCCCGAACGACCGCCCACCAGCTCGGCACGGCGGTCCACGAGGCGGTCACCGTCGGCGCCTCCGCGCCCGTCCAGGACCTCGCCGCCCACCCCGAAACCGTGACCGCGGCCTACGCGGAGGGCCGGCGCTGCCTGGAGGCCCTGCGCCTGCTCGGCCGCTCAGGCGACGGGGCCGCAGCAGAGGACTTCGGCTTCCTCGGCCTGCTGCTCGCCGGGGACCGCGACATCGCCGGATTCGTGGACCGCACGATCGGACAGGTCGTCGCCTACGACGAACGGCGCGGCACCGACCTCGTACGCACCATCGACGCCTACTTCACCTGTGGCATGAGCCCGGCCCGCACCAAGGACGAACTCCACGTCCACGTCAACACCGTGGCCCAGCGCCTGGAGCGTGTCGCCCGTCTCCTGGGCGACGACTGGCAGAGCCCCGCCCGCGCACTGGAGATCCAACTCGCCCTGCGGCTGCACCGGTTGTCGGCGCCCGCACAGAACTGA
- a CDS encoding MFS transporter, whose product MASAASAPPTPGTPASLKRIVAASLIGTTIEWYDFFLYGSAAALVFNKLFFPDSDPLVGTLLSFLTYAVGFAARPLGALVFGHYGDRIGRKKLLVLSLLMMGGATFAIGLLPTHATVGAAAPVLLTTLRLVQGFALGGEWGGAVLLVSEHGDARRRGFWASWPQTGAPAGQLLATGVLSALTALLSDDAFVSWGWRIPFLLSGVLVIVGLWIRLSVDESPVFQQALAQAEARKADRAAEAEKLPIVSVLRHHWRDVLIAMGARMAENISYYVITAFILVYATTSAGVSKQTALNAVLIASAVHFAVIPAWGALSDRVGRRPVYLLGAVGVGLWMFPFFSLIDTGGFGNLILAVTVGLVLHGAMYAPQAAFFSEMFATRMRYSGASIGAQFASVAAGAPAPLIATALLSDYDSSTPIALYVIAAAVLTVLAVGVAKETRHRDLADVEPAADAEPATAAAADARTV is encoded by the coding sequence ATGGCCTCCGCAGCATCCGCTCCACCGACGCCCGGCACCCCCGCCAGTCTCAAGCGCATCGTCGCCGCCAGCCTCATAGGCACCACCATCGAGTGGTACGACTTCTTCCTCTACGGTTCCGCCGCCGCGCTCGTCTTCAACAAGCTGTTCTTCCCGGACTCGGACCCCCTCGTCGGCACCTTGCTGTCGTTCCTCACGTACGCCGTCGGATTTGCCGCCCGTCCGCTGGGCGCACTGGTCTTCGGGCACTACGGCGACCGGATCGGACGTAAGAAACTGCTGGTGCTGAGCCTGCTGATGATGGGTGGGGCGACCTTCGCGATCGGGTTGCTCCCGACGCACGCGACGGTGGGAGCCGCCGCTCCGGTGCTGCTCACCACCCTGCGTCTGGTCCAGGGCTTCGCGCTGGGCGGCGAGTGGGGCGGGGCCGTACTGCTGGTGTCCGAGCACGGGGATGCCCGACGGCGCGGATTCTGGGCCTCGTGGCCGCAGACCGGGGCGCCCGCCGGGCAGCTGCTCGCAACCGGTGTGCTGTCCGCGCTGACAGCCCTGCTGTCGGACGACGCCTTCGTGTCCTGGGGCTGGCGGATCCCGTTCCTGCTCTCCGGCGTGCTGGTGATCGTCGGTTTGTGGATTCGTCTGTCTGTCGATGAATCACCCGTGTTCCAGCAGGCGTTGGCCCAGGCCGAGGCCCGCAAGGCCGACCGGGCCGCTGAGGCCGAGAAGCTGCCGATCGTGTCGGTGCTGCGCCACCACTGGCGGGACGTGCTGATCGCGATGGGCGCGCGCATGGCGGAGAACATCAGCTACTACGTGATCACCGCGTTCATCCTCGTCTACGCCACCACGTCGGCCGGTGTCTCCAAGCAGACCGCGCTCAACGCGGTGCTGATCGCGTCGGCCGTCCACTTCGCGGTCATCCCGGCCTGGGGCGCGCTGTCGGACCGGGTGGGCAGGCGTCCGGTGTATCTGCTGGGCGCGGTCGGCGTCGGGCTGTGGATGTTCCCGTTCTTCTCCCTCATCGACACCGGCGGCTTCGGCAACCTGATCCTCGCGGTCACCGTGGGCCTGGTGCTGCACGGCGCGATGTACGCGCCCCAGGCCGCCTTCTTCTCCGAGATGTTCGCGACCCGGATGCGCTACTCCGGTGCCTCCATCGGCGCCCAGTTCGCCTCGGTCGCCGCGGGCGCGCCCGCCCCGCTGATCGCCACGGCGCTGCTGTCCGACTACGACAGTTCCACCCCGATCGCCCTGTACGTCATCGCCGCGGCCGTCCTGACGGTCCTGGCGGTGGGCGTGGCCAAGGAGACCCGTCACCGGGACCTGGCCGACGTCGAGCCTGCCGCGGACGCCGAACCGGCGACGGCTGCGGCGGCGGACGCGCGCACCGTGTGA